From the Scatophagus argus isolate fScaArg1 chromosome 21, fScaArg1.pri, whole genome shotgun sequence genome, one window contains:
- the entpd1 gene encoding ectonucleoside triphosphate diphosphohydrolase 1 isoform X1: MTEKPLLILSLSYLPRSILYPSSPYFPLSPPSSLSQSLSPSPVCGKFIEVDNREMKEKNPWHSPLTIIITVIGVIAIVALVTVAVLQNMPLPQKYKYGIVLDAGSSHTSVYIYEWPAEKDNNTGRVEQTHACQVKGPGISSYASTPQGAGESLRECMQEAQQWIPEKRHHETPLYLGATAGMRLLNIENSLASNEVLQAVGAALQKTPFSFQGARILSGQEEGAFGWVTVNYLDDRLTQGLETTGALDLGGASTQISFVSDSFDGSESPSNSVNFRLYGNDYNLYTHSFLCYGKDQALLMALAHQTQSGPATVADPCFNPGYNVTKSYSELYESPCVSGRNPHKTLPTFIHTGTGNFQQCQEVIKNLFNFTHCPYSRCSFNGIYQPHLQGQFGAFSAYFFVMDFLKLTDTSIPLETVKERVTHYCSKPWQQVVQEHPDVKLKYMAGYCFSGVYILTLLTEGYNFTAETYSDIKIIKKIKGSDAGWTLGYMLNLTNMIPAEAPDTPPLPHAGYVSIVTIIAILLFILFILSLRPLWPRCSKQPQIV; encoded by the exons ATGACGGAAAAACCTCTTCTCATCTTATCACTCTCCTACCTTCCTCGGTCCATTCTATATCCATCCTCCCCAtatttccctctctcccctccctcctctctctctcagtctctctctccctctcctgtctgtggTAAGTTCATTGAAGTAGACAACAGAG agatgaaagagaagaacCCCTGGCACTCGCCTTtgaccatcatcatcactgtgatTGGTGTCATAGCAATTGTTGCCTTGGTGACGGTAGCAGTTTTGCAGAACATGCCCCTCCCCCAAAAGTACAAG TATGGAATTGTGCTGGATGCTGGTTCCTCCCACACATCCGTGTATATATATGAGTGGCCGGCAGAGAAAGATAACAACACTGGAAGAGTTGAGCAGACGCATGCCTGCCAAGTCAAAG GTCCAGGTATCTCCAGCTATGCATCCACTCCCCAGGGGGCAGGGGAGTCTCTGAGAGAATGCATGCAGGAGGCCCAGCAGTGGATCCCTGAGAAAAGACACCATGAGACCCCACTTTATCTCGGGGCTACTGCAGGAATGAGACTGCTGAa TATAGAGAACAGCTTGGCATCAAATGAGGTTTTGCAGGCTGTGGGGGCAGCTCTGCAAAAGACCCCCTTTTCCTTCCAGGGAGCGAGAATACTCAGCGGCCAGGAGGAGGGAGCCTTCGGTTGGGTCACGGTCAACTACTTGGATGACCGTCTCACACAG GGCTTGGAAACCACAGGTGCCCTTGATCTTGGCGGGGCTTCCACTCAAATTAGCTTTGTGTCTGATAGTTTTGATGGTTCGGAATCACCAAGCAACTCCGTGAACTTCCGTCTCTACGGAAATGATTACAACCTGTACACTCACAGCTTCCTGTGTTACGGGAAAGACCAAGCGCTGCTAATGGCACTGGCACACCAAACTCAG TCTGGTCCGGCAACAGTAGCAGATCCTTGTTTCAACCCCGGCTACAATGTGACAAAGAGCTACTCAGAGCTCTATGAGAGCCCCTGTGTATCAGGCAGGAACCCCCACAAAACTCTTCCAACCTTCATTCACACAGGGACAGGAAACTTCCAACAATGCCAGGAAGTCATCAAAAATCTGTTCAACTTTACTCACTGCCCATACAGCCGTTGCTCTTTCAATGGGATCTACCAGCCACATTTGCAGGGGCAATTTGGG GCTTTCTCTGCTTACTTCTTTGTGATGGACTTCCTCAAGCTGACTGACACGTCCATACCTCTGGAAACCGTCAAGGAAAGAGTAACGCACTACTGTTCAAAACCTTGGCAACAG GTAGTGCAGGAGCATCCGGATGTTAAGCTGAAGTATATGGCCGGGTACTGTTTCTCTGGCGTGTACATCCTCACCCTGCTGACAGAAGGATACAACTTCACAGCAGAGACGTACTCTGAcataaaaatcatcaaaaag aTCAAAGGCAGTGATGCAGGTTGGACGCTGGGCTACATGTTGAATCTGACCAACATGATTCCAGCTGAGGCTCCTGATACTCCCCCTCTGCCCCACGCTGGCTACGTCTCCATAGTCACAATCATAGCAATactgctcttcatcctcttcatcctgaGTCTGAGGCCTCTCTGGCCCCGCTGCTCCAAACAGCCACAGATTGTATAA
- the entpd1 gene encoding ectonucleoside triphosphate diphosphohydrolase 1 isoform X2 has protein sequence MSAQREMKEKNPWHSPLTIIITVIGVIAIVALVTVAVLQNMPLPQKYKYGIVLDAGSSHTSVYIYEWPAEKDNNTGRVEQTHACQVKGPGISSYASTPQGAGESLRECMQEAQQWIPEKRHHETPLYLGATAGMRLLNIENSLASNEVLQAVGAALQKTPFSFQGARILSGQEEGAFGWVTVNYLDDRLTQGLETTGALDLGGASTQISFVSDSFDGSESPSNSVNFRLYGNDYNLYTHSFLCYGKDQALLMALAHQTQSGPATVADPCFNPGYNVTKSYSELYESPCVSGRNPHKTLPTFIHTGTGNFQQCQEVIKNLFNFTHCPYSRCSFNGIYQPHLQGQFGAFSAYFFVMDFLKLTDTSIPLETVKERVTHYCSKPWQQVVQEHPDVKLKYMAGYCFSGVYILTLLTEGYNFTAETYSDIKIIKKIKGSDAGWTLGYMLNLTNMIPAEAPDTPPLPHAGYVSIVTIIAILLFILFILSLRPLWPRCSKQPQIV, from the exons ATGTCTGCACAAAGAG agatgaaagagaagaacCCCTGGCACTCGCCTTtgaccatcatcatcactgtgatTGGTGTCATAGCAATTGTTGCCTTGGTGACGGTAGCAGTTTTGCAGAACATGCCCCTCCCCCAAAAGTACAAG TATGGAATTGTGCTGGATGCTGGTTCCTCCCACACATCCGTGTATATATATGAGTGGCCGGCAGAGAAAGATAACAACACTGGAAGAGTTGAGCAGACGCATGCCTGCCAAGTCAAAG GTCCAGGTATCTCCAGCTATGCATCCACTCCCCAGGGGGCAGGGGAGTCTCTGAGAGAATGCATGCAGGAGGCCCAGCAGTGGATCCCTGAGAAAAGACACCATGAGACCCCACTTTATCTCGGGGCTACTGCAGGAATGAGACTGCTGAa TATAGAGAACAGCTTGGCATCAAATGAGGTTTTGCAGGCTGTGGGGGCAGCTCTGCAAAAGACCCCCTTTTCCTTCCAGGGAGCGAGAATACTCAGCGGCCAGGAGGAGGGAGCCTTCGGTTGGGTCACGGTCAACTACTTGGATGACCGTCTCACACAG GGCTTGGAAACCACAGGTGCCCTTGATCTTGGCGGGGCTTCCACTCAAATTAGCTTTGTGTCTGATAGTTTTGATGGTTCGGAATCACCAAGCAACTCCGTGAACTTCCGTCTCTACGGAAATGATTACAACCTGTACACTCACAGCTTCCTGTGTTACGGGAAAGACCAAGCGCTGCTAATGGCACTGGCACACCAAACTCAG TCTGGTCCGGCAACAGTAGCAGATCCTTGTTTCAACCCCGGCTACAATGTGACAAAGAGCTACTCAGAGCTCTATGAGAGCCCCTGTGTATCAGGCAGGAACCCCCACAAAACTCTTCCAACCTTCATTCACACAGGGACAGGAAACTTCCAACAATGCCAGGAAGTCATCAAAAATCTGTTCAACTTTACTCACTGCCCATACAGCCGTTGCTCTTTCAATGGGATCTACCAGCCACATTTGCAGGGGCAATTTGGG GCTTTCTCTGCTTACTTCTTTGTGATGGACTTCCTCAAGCTGACTGACACGTCCATACCTCTGGAAACCGTCAAGGAAAGAGTAACGCACTACTGTTCAAAACCTTGGCAACAG GTAGTGCAGGAGCATCCGGATGTTAAGCTGAAGTATATGGCCGGGTACTGTTTCTCTGGCGTGTACATCCTCACCCTGCTGACAGAAGGATACAACTTCACAGCAGAGACGTACTCTGAcataaaaatcatcaaaaag aTCAAAGGCAGTGATGCAGGTTGGACGCTGGGCTACATGTTGAATCTGACCAACATGATTCCAGCTGAGGCTCCTGATACTCCCCCTCTGCCCCACGCTGGCTACGTCTCCATAGTCACAATCATAGCAATactgctcttcatcctcttcatcctgaGTCTGAGGCCTCTCTGGCCCCGCTGCTCCAAACAGCCACAGATTGTATAA